The genomic DNA GTAGCGGTCTCAAATTCAGCTCGTATCTGATCGTCTTCGCAATACAGGACACGACCATGCGTGATCACATTATATCTGAATTCAGATGGCGCATAATTCAGAAAGTGAACGTCAACCTCAATACCAGGTACAAGTTGACTCAACTCATATGTGAGGGCAAGCAAAATTTTGTAGTAACGACTGGTGGGAGTGGTTGGTGATAGCAGGACGGCAATGTCAAGATCGCTCAATGGAGTAGCAGTCCCCGTTGCATACGAACCATAAAGATA from Candidatus Thorarchaeota archaeon includes the following:
- a CDS encoding nucleotidyltransferase domain-containing protein; its protein translation is MNELDAAELSALFPEIVDALVKNEVVLAYLYGSYATGTATPLSDLDIAVLLSPTTPTSRYYKILLALTYELSQLVPGIEVDVHFLNYAPSEFRYNVITHGRVLYCEDDQIRAEFETATLDEYLDFKYSLDIYYYYMRKRFSESDAS